From Gadus macrocephalus chromosome 16, ASM3116895v1:
GGGGGAACACACAGCTCACATTGACAAATGGTCTCCAACCTTCATTCCTGAACATTAGCTCCAGGGGGGTATATCCTGCTCACATCAGATTGTGATGacgtggtggtgatgaggatggTGATACCGGTGATGATGATTTCATTATATTGATACTGAATAATGTGTTATTGAGCATATTGGATGGCAGGTTGTGAATCTCTTTTAGTGATAATAGACTGTGTTGGAAATGAAGTGCGAGGTTCTTACCTTGTAATTAAATACAGTTGTTTACGGCTCAACATGTATGATTTGTTCCCGCTATTATAAGCAGTGAAGCTGCTCATTATTCTATGGAGAACTTCTTTGCCGTTGCAGTTAAGATATATGCATATCTTTACTGACCTGATGCTGAGGAATCCATTGCTTGCTCTCTCCGCCCGCCAGGCTCTGCCTGTTAGTTCTCTACTGACCAGCCACCACTCATGGGATAGGATCAGGCTGCTCCGTACCTAGTTTAGTCCATCTCGTATATTAACCAGTTAAATGGGTACTTACAATATTCAGTTCTAGTATTGATGATCATGGGAAGGTTCCAGTTCATCTAAAGGGTGTGCATctctacaattacaattagggcatttagcagacgcttttatccaaagcgactgacatcggataatacacacattgacacaccgacggcagtgtcaaccatgcaaggcgacagccagcttgtcaggatcagttagggttaagtgcctTGCttagggacacatcaacactcagctaggaggagctggggatcgaactagcaaactGAGCTATGCTGACCCATCTCTAGTACTGATGATCATGGGTATGTTCTAGTTTATCCACAGGGTGTGTATCTCTAGTAGTGATGATCATAGGTATGTTCCAGTTTATCCACAGGGTGTGTATCTCTAGTAGTGATGGTCATGGGTATGTTCCAGTTTATCCAGACGGCCGGGTGTGTATCTCCATCCTGCACGCCCCAGGTGACGACCCCATGGGCTACGAGAGCAGTGCTGAGAGATggagcccagtccagagtgtgGAGAAGATTCTGCTGTCTGTGGTCAGCATGCTAGCAGGTACCTACCTAccggtctgtctgcctgtctgcctgtctgtctgtggacaGCATGCTAGACGGTCCCCCTCTTGAATGTGTGACTGTCTTTAGAGCCCAACGATGAGAGCGGTGCCAACGTGGACGCGTCTAAGATGTGGAGAGAAGACCGCCTGCAGTTCAACCTGCTGGCCCAGCAGGTGGTCCGCAGGTCCCTGGGCCTCTAGACATGAGGTCATCAgcctgagtgcgtgtgcgttagtgtgcgttagtgtgcgttagtgtgtgtgtgtgtgtgtgtgtgtgtgtgtgtgtgtgtttgttgaatcATGGACGTCTAGAATTGTGCGTCGCTCAAGAGATATCACTGAACCGGCTCACTAGTCATGACAACCATTAGAGACAACACCACCCGGCCGTGATGGAGCACAAACTGAAGACCATTGATcaatctttctctctgtgtgtgtgtgtgtgtgtgtgtgtgtgtgtgtgtgtgtgtgtgtgtgtgtgtgtgtgtgtgtgtgtgtgtgtgtgtgtgtgtgtgtgtgtgtgtgtgtgtgtgtgtgtgtgtgttaaagaacTGCTTCAGAGACTCAGTATTAGAGGAGCAGTTTAACTCAAGCCACACCCCTTCCCATTTTGCACCAATGACGACAGAGATACAGCTTTCAATTCATGAGCCTATCGATGGCCCCCATTGTGATGAACTCACCTCTTCATTCAATCAATAAACTAAATGAATACTACAAATACCTCTTACCTCTTTCAGTGTCAGTGGCGGCTGCTGGTCTTTTAAAGAGGGGAAGCTCATTTTTGGCCTACATCAAAATAGTTGTCAAACTGCCATCGTGTGCACCTTACTAGCTGGCTAGTTCACTCCGACCTAGCCAACAGTATAAATTAACGAACTAACGAAACGATATTAATCTCGGAACAAGGAAATGCGGAAAGTATGTTAAACTGAAACAAGgaaatacaataaatgtgtTAAATTAATAATGGAAGCAATTTCGCCAAGCAAATACCAAGAAATGTGTTTGTCATGAGACTTCACTTGCAAAATCCGCGATGGGACTGAACTCAGATAGTGAAGTGACTGTGTATATCTCAAaatagctgtcaatcaaaaagtgattcagaCTTTCGACTGATCCTCCAATCATAACGCGGAAGCCCAGCGTCCAGGCTAGCCCAGGCCAGCCCACTGCTCCATCCACCCCCAGAGACGCTGAGCGTCCGGGGGCGGGACAAATCTGGGCATTTATCCAATGACCGTCGAGTTTCGAGGCAATGAAAAAAACTGTTCCATGCAGTCTCATTGAAGTGAATGGACGCTCGG
This genomic window contains:
- the ube2g2 gene encoding ubiquitin-conjugating enzyme E2 G2 — translated: MAGTALKRLMAEYKQLTLNPPEGIVAGPANEENFFEWEALIMGPEDTCFEGGVFPAVLSFPSDYPLSPPKMRFICDMFHPNIYPDGRVCISILHAPGDDPMGYESSAERWSPVQSVEKILLSVVSMLAEPNDESGANVDASKMWREDRLQFNLLAQQVVRRSLGL